The Camelina sativa cultivar DH55 chromosome 14, Cs, whole genome shotgun sequence genome includes a window with the following:
- the LOC104741427 gene encoding cytosolic sulfotransferase 7-like: MDEKEIPKNLQREDDEETMNLISSLPSCVDFEGTKLCQYQGCWYDSKTMQGILNFQREFEPQDTDIVIASFPKSGTTWLKALTVALVERSKHSSDDHPLLLDNPHGLVPFLELIFETSKPDMTNISSSPRLFSTHVAFQTLREALKNSPCKIVYVWRNVKDVLVSFWYFKCAILKIEEEGSMLESLFESFCEGVTNHGPFWEHVLSYWKGSLEDPKNVLFLKYEELKTDPNVQLKKLAEFLGCLFTVEEEESGSVEEILDLCSLSNLKNLEINKTGKTARRSDHKTFFRKGEVGDSKNYLTPEMEKRIDMIIQEKFQGSDIEF; encoded by the coding sequence TCATCACTTCCCTCATGCGTAGATTTCGAGGGTACGAAGCTGTGCCAGTACCAAGGATGTTGGTACGACAGCAAAACTATGCAAGGAATCCTCAACTTCCAAAGAGAGTTCGAGCCACAAGACACTGACATAGTCATTGCTTCGTTTCCCAAATCTGGCACTACGTGGCTTAAAGCTCTAACAGTAGCTCTCGTGGAGAGATCAAAACACTCTTCTGACGATCATCCTCTTCTACTTGATAATCCTCATGGGCTAGTACCATTTCTCGAGCTCATCTTCGAAACCTCAAAACCAGATATGACCAATATCTCATCATCCCCGAGGCTATTCTCGACTCACGTGGCATTCCAAACACTACGAGAGGCTCTCAAGAACTCTCCTTGTAAGATTGTGTACGTGTGGAGGAACGTGAAAGACGTGTTGGTGTCTTTTTGGTACTTCAAGTGCGCGattctaaaaatagaagaagagggAAGCATGTTGGAGTCATTGTTCGAATCGTTTTGCGAAGGAGTCACCAATCACGGACCATTTTGGGAACATGTATTGAGCTACTGGAAAGGAAGTTTGGAAGATCCCAAGAACGTGCTTTTCTTGAAGTACGAGGAGTTGAAAACAGATCCTAATGTTCAGCTCAAGAAACTTGCCGAGTTCTTGGGTTGTCTTTTTacggtggaagaagaagagagtggatCTGTGGAAGAGATCTTAGACCTTTGCTCATTGAGTAACTTGAAGAACTTGGAGATCAACAAGACTGGAAAGACGGCTAGAAGGTCCGATCACAAGACCTTTTTCCGTAAAGGCGAAGTTGGTGACTCGAAGAATTATCTGACTCCTGAAATGGAGAAGAGAATTGACATGATCATCCAGGAGAAGTTTCAAGGTTCCGATATAGAATTCTAA
- the LOC104741428 gene encoding GEM-like protein 1: protein MSGQESHDAGRISSTPATATPPPPSHSSDYAPYPKLDPTDVTPPPSQPIPAAATTMPPESNPYVSPAPVPKNTMDSVKDTLGKWGKMAAEATKKAEDLAGNVWQHLKTGPSVADAAVSRIAQGTKILAEGGYEKVFKQTFDCLPEEQLRKTYACYLSTSAGPVMGVMYLSTHKLAFCSDNPLSYKEGEQTQWSYYKVVLPVNQLKAVNPSTSRVNTSEKYIQVISIDNHEFWFMGFVTYESAVKTLQEAVQSHGP, encoded by the exons atgaGTGGGCAAGAGAGTCATGATGCTGGCCGGATCTCCTCTACTCCTGCCACCGCCACGCCGCCTCCGCCTTCGCACTCCTCTGACTACGCTCCTTACCCTAAGCTCGACCCTACCGACGTCACGCCTCCTCCTTCTCAGCCCATCCCCGCCGCAGCCACCACCATGCCGCCGGAGTCCAATCCTTACGTTTCTCCTGCCCCTGTTCCCAAGa ATACGATGGATTCGGTTAAGGACACGCTAGGTAAATGGGGGAAGATGGCTGCTGAAGCTACCAAAAAGGCCGAGGATCTCGCTGGAAACGTTTGGCAACACT TGAAAACTGGTCCAAGTGTAGCCGATGCTGCTGTTTCGCGAATTGCTCAGGGGACAAAGATACTTGCAGAAGGTGGATACGAAAAGGTCTTCAAGCAAACATTTGATTGCCTTCCTGAGGAGCAGCTTCGCAAGACCTATGCTTGCTACTTGTCTACATCTGCTGGTCCTGTCATGGGAGTAATGTATCTTTCGACTCACAAGCTTGCCTTCTGTAGTGACAATCCTCTCTCCTACAAAGAGGGCGAGCAGACTCAGTGGAGTTATTACAAG GTGGTACTTCCGGTGAACCAGCTGAAGGCAGTGAACCCATCAACAAGCAGAGTGAACACATCTGAGAAATACATACAAGTGATTTCCATCGACAACCACGAGTTCTGGTTTATGGGGTTTGTGACTTACGAAAGCGCTGTGAAGACCCTTCAAGAAGCGGTGCAGTCACATGGCCCTTGA